One window of Perca flavescens isolate YP-PL-M2 chromosome 6, PFLA_1.0, whole genome shotgun sequence genomic DNA carries:
- the LOC114557430 gene encoding cytosolic sulfotransferase 3 produces MSFDPHKISRAELFDFHGVSMTHFYTDNWENVQNFQARPDDILIATYPKAGTTWVSYILDLLYFGQTERQTSTPIFDRVAFLESTISPLGPGKDLADNLPTSPRLIKTHLPVQFVPKSFWEQNSRIVYVARNAKDNMVSYFHFDRMIRTQPEPGEWSSYFHRFMEGKMVFGSWYDHVNGWWKKKQTYSKLHYMFYEDLSEDTGREIDNLCSFLGLSRSDEEKKLVASGVQFDKMKNDDTTNYSTHCAMDLKISPFMRKGKVGDWKNHFTVAQSQQFDEDYEKKMKNSTLQFRTEI; encoded by the exons aTCTCTCGAGCAGAACTGTTTGATTTCCATGGCGTCTCAATGACTCACTTTTACACAGACAACTGGGAGAACGTCCAAAACTTTCAGGCCAGGCCAGATGATATACTTATTGCAACATACCCCAAAGCAG gAACCACATGGGTCTCCTACATCCTCGACCTGCTGTATTTTGGTCAGACAGAGCGTCAGACATCCACCCCAATCTTTGATAGAGTGGCTTTCTTGGAGAGCACCATCTCGCCTTTGGGTCCAG GAAAAGACTTGGCGGACAACCTCCCCACCTCTCCTCGACTCATTAAAACTCACTTGCCAGTCCAGTTTGTGCCAAAGTCCTTTTGGGAGCAAAACTCCAGG aTAGTCTACGTGGCCCGCAATGCCAAAGACAACATGGtgtcttattttcattttgaccGCATGATCAGGACTCAGCCAGAGCCTGGAGAATGGAGTAGCTACTTCCACAGATTCATGGAGGGAAAGA TGGTGTTTGGATCCTGGTATGACCATGTGAACGGATGGTGGAAGAAGAAACAGACTTACTCCAAACTCCATTACATGTTCTACGAAGATCTGAGTGAG GATACTGGACGGGAAATAGACAACCTCTGCTCTTTTCTCGGTTTGTCCCGTTCGGACGAGGAGAAGAAACTAGTTGCAAGTGGAGTGCAGtttgataaaatgaaaaatgacgACACAACCAACTATTCTACGCACTGTGCTATGGATTTAAAAATTTCTCCATTCATGAGAAAAG GGAAGGTTGGTGACTGGAAGAACCATTTCACTGTGGCCCAGAGTCAACAGTTTGATGAAGACTACGAGAAAAAGATGAAGAATTCCACACTTCAGTTCCGCACTGAAATTTGA